From one Lycium ferocissimum isolate CSIRO_LF1 chromosome 7, AGI_CSIRO_Lferr_CH_V1, whole genome shotgun sequence genomic stretch:
- the LOC132062943 gene encoding probable inactive receptor kinase At2g26730 yields the protein MNQILTFALLFISFFLIFDTTKCDETVTRDALLKFLAEVSNNNSSILGTNSGWNITSDPCKDNWLGVTCNAKSLSVEKIILDGYDFSSGTFDATTICNVEPIADTLFFLSLENGLLQGKNLDSIDKCKHLTHLVLGGNRFSGSIPQSFSRLNNLKRLDISNNDLSGVLPDLSRISGLIELEARNNKLSGEIPEFDFSNFVAFNVSFNNFSGLIPPEGDRFPVSSYMDNPLLCGVPLARKCSSLPEESESDEIPVLPEKSEPDDHDKPKSSLPRDEILMFSGYFLIGLALVLAILLCIYKKRKQIQKKKESRIEAMKKVAIVDHDSERLTITSMESNKGTSNSDMSSAVISSDESNTAVSQSLVVLTSPEANNGLRFENLLKAPAELLGRGKHGSVYKVMCENPKMTLAVKRIKDWSITGSEFKKRMQKLDQIRHPNVLPVVAFYSSRQEKLLVYEYQNNGSLLLLLQGIQKGQTFHWSSRLSIAAGVAGALAFMHQELQHDRIAHGNLKSSNILLSNNMEPLISEYGLMSIAETSTSTAASSSNYVFPITDENVGAIFKADIYAFGVILLELLTGKVQNNGIELASWVVNVLREEWTVEVFDRTLIQEGASEERMVNLLQVAVKCVNHSPEARPSINQVALMVSTIRDEDERSIDVSASTSTII from the exons ATGAACCAAATTCTCACTTTTGCTTTGCTcttcatttcattctttctcatttttgacaCAACCAAATGTGATGAAACAGTGACTAGAGATGCATTGCTCAAGTTTCTTGCAGAGGTTTCTAACAATAATAGTTCAATTCTTGGAACTAATTCAGGCTGGAACATAACATCTGATCCTTGCAAGGACAATTGGCTTGGCGTTACATGTAACGCGAAGTCTCTCTCAGTGGAGAAAATCATTCTTGATGGTTATGATTTTTCCTCTGGAACGTTCGATGCCACCACGATTTGTAACGTGGAGCCTATCGCGGACACCCTTTTCTTCCTGAGTCTCGAAAATGGCCTACTGCAGGGGAAAAACTTGGACAGTATAGATAAATGCAAGCATTTAACACACCTTGTTCTTGGTGGAAACCGGTTCTCGGGTAGCATTCCACAATCATTTTCAAGATTGAATAACTTGAAAAGGCTTGACATATCCAACAATGACTTATCGGGGGTTCTGCCTGATTTATCCAGGATTTCGGGCTTGATAGAACTCGAGGCTCGGAACAACAAGCTATCAGGGGAGATACCTGAATTTGATTTCTCGAACTTTGTTGCGTTTAATGTCTCTTTCAATAATTTCAGTGGATTGATTCCGCCTGAGGGTGACCGTTTCCCCGTTAGTAGCTATATGGACAATCCTCTTTTGTGTGGGGTCCCGTTGGCAAGAAAATGCTCATCGTTGCCCGAAGAGTCAGAATCAGATGAAATTCCCGTCTTGCCCGAAAAGTCAGAACCAGATGATCATGACAAGCCAAAAAGCAGCTTGCCGAGAGATGAAATTCTGATGTTTTCAGGTTATTTCCTGATAGGCCTGGCTCTGGTTCTTGCTATCCTACTATGCATCTACAAAAAACGGAAGCAGATACAGAAGAAGAAAGAATCAAGAATCGAGGCGATGAAAAAAGTGGCTATAGTTGATCATGATAGTGAAAGGCTTACTATTACATCAATGGAATCAAACAAAGGCACGAGCAATTCAGATATGTCATCAgctgtaatttcttccgatgaGAGCAACACTGCGGTTTCACAGTCACTCGTGGTTCTTACAAGTCCTGAGGCGAATAAcggattgagatttgagaattTGCTCAAGGCTCCAGCAGAGTTGCTTGGAAGAGGGAAGCATGGTAGTGTTTACAAAGTGATGTGTGAAAATCCCAAAATGACACTGGCTGTCAAGAGGATAAAAGATTGGTCAATAACTGGTAgtgaattcaagaaaagaatgcAGAAACTAGACCAAATTAGGCATCCAAATGTGTTGCCTGTTGTTGCATTTTATTCTTCTAGACAAGAGAAGCTTTTGGTCTATGAGTACCAAAATAATGGTAGTCTACTTCTACTTctacaag GAATCCAGAAGGGCCAAACATTTCATTGGAGCAGCAGACTTTCTATAGCAGCAGGCGTAGCCGGCGCTTTAGCTTTCATGCATCAGGAGCTTCAACATGACAGAATTGCTCATGGAAACTTGAAATCATCAAACATTTTGTTGAGCAACAACATGGAGCCATTGATCAGTGAATATGGTCTTATGAGCATTGCTGAAACTAGTACTAGTACTGCTGCAAGCAGCTCCAATTATGTCTTCCCTATAACTGATGAAAATGTAGGAGCAATCTTTAAAGCAGATATTTATGCATTTGGTGTCATTCTGTTGGAGTTGTTAACAGGAAAAGTGCAAAACAATGGAATAGAACTTGCTAGTTGGGTTGTTAATGTGCTAAGAGAAGAATGGACAGTTGAAGTGTTTGATAGAACTTTGATCCAAGAAGGTGCCAGTGAAGAGAGGATGGTTAATTTGTTACAAGTGGCTGTTAAATGTGTGAACCATTCTCCCGAGGCTAGGCCTAGTATAAACCAAGTTGCTCTCATGGTTAGCACTATACGAGACGAGGATGAAAGGTCCATCGATGTTTCTGCAAGTACTAGTACTATCATCTGA
- the LOC132065537 gene encoding ubiquitin-conjugating enzyme E2-23 kDa-like, with protein MSSPSKRRDMDVMKLMMSDYTVETINDGITEFNVEFHGPKESLYEGGVWKVRVELPDAYPYKSPSIGFLNKIFHPNVDELSGSVCLDVINQSWSPMFDLLNVFEVFLPQLLLYPNPSDPLNGDAASLMMKDKNQYEQKVKEYCDRYAKKENVVGTPKDESDDEISEEEYSGRSDSDDEVVGHADP; from the exons ATGTCTTCTCCAAGCAAAAGAAGAGATATGGATGTTATGAAATT GATGATGAGTGATTATACGGTGGAGACAATTAATGATGGAATTACGGAGTTCAATGTGGAATTTCATGGCCCAAAAGAAA GCCTTTATGAAGGCGGAGTCTGGAAAGTAAGGGTCGAGTTGCCAGATGCTTATCCTTACAAGTCTCCTTCCATTGGGTTTCTGAACAAAATATTCCACCCTAATGTTGATGAACT GTCTGGCTCTGTCTGTTTGGATGTCATCAATCAGTCATGGAGTCCTATGTTTG ATCTCTTAAATGTATTTGAGGTTTTCCTACCACAGCTTTTGCTATATCCAAATCCTTCGGATCCATTAAATGGTGATGCAGCCTCACTGATGATGAAGGACAAGAATCAATATGAGCAAAAAGTGAAAG AGTATTGTGACCGGTATGCAAAGAAGGAGAATGTCGTTGGCACACCGAAAGATGAGAGTGATGATGAGATTAGTGAAGAGGAGTACAGTGGACGGAGCGATAGTGATGACGAAGTTGTTGGACATGCTGATCCCTGA
- the LOC132065536 gene encoding outer envelope protein 39, chloroplastic isoform X1, whose protein sequence is MGAQKSIHAGKAKIDVNVDFTHKLCAALMLQPLRNSGSPLELVVGSLCIKHPNLFGKSEKLDVLWDKGLYDSNILITYRKPRPEWLAQQSFVVQHSVSPEIGVHGVPDDNFSRSGSGGVNLCRFSAGLDLSEPASSNWSSKTSIKFEHIRPVSDEGRSINSDIHGFPVTCSGGYNDSMVVVKQESRYAKANDRSFSQFSLQIEQGVPIVSKWLIFNRFKFAASKGLKLGPAFLLTSLTGGSIVGDIAPYQAFAIGGPGSVRGYGEGAVGCGRSCLVANNELTFPLSKMLDGAVFLDCGSDLGSGRHVPGNPALRHGKPGNGLGLGYGLRFKSQLGHFQVDYAVNAFQQPTVYFGFSNLPS, encoded by the exons ATGGGTGCTCAGAAAAGCATTCATGCAGGCAAAg CAAAAATAGATGTCAATGTGGATTTCACCCATAAACTATGCGCTGCGTTGATGCTCCAGCCTTTAAG GAATTCTGGCAGCccccttgaattggtagttgGCAG TCTTTGCATAAAGCACCCAAATTTATTTGGCAAGAGCGAGAAGCTAGATGTTTTGTGGGATAAAGGACTCTATGATTCCAATATCTTGATTACTTACCGGAAGCCAAGACCAGAATGGCTTGCTCAACAGTCTTTTGTCGTTCAG CATTCTGTTTCTCCCGAGATTGGGGTCCATGGAGTACCAGATGACAACTTCTCTCGCTCAGGAAGTGGCGGAGTTAACTTATGTCGCTTCTCTGCTGGGTTAGATTTGAGCGAGCCAGCAAGTTCCAACTGGAGCAGCAAGACAAGTATAAAATTTGAA CATATTCGTCCTGTAAGTGATGAGGGTCGCTCAATAAACAGCGATATTCATGGGTTCCCGGTGACTTGCAG TGGTGGCTATAATGATAGCATGGTAGTAGTTAAACAGGAGTCTCGATATGCAAAAGCAAACGATCGTAGTTTTTCTCAA TTTAGCCTGCAAATTGAACAAGGGGTTCCTATTGTTTCCAAGTGGCTGATCTTCAACCGATTCAAGTTTGCTGCATCAAAGGGACTAAAACTCGGGCCAGCTTTTCTCTTGACAAG CCTCACGGGTGGTTCTATCGTGGGGGATATAGCTCCCTATCAAGCTTTTGCAATTGGCGGGCCTGGCAGTGTCCGAGGGTATGGTGAAGGAGCTGTCGGTTGTGGTAGATCTTGTCTGGTTGCTAACAATGAACTGACATTTCCTTTG AGCAAGATGCTTGATGGTGCCGTCTTCTTGGATTGTGGATCAGATTTGGGCTCAGGTCGTCATGTGCCTG GAAATCCTGCTCTTAGGCATGGCAAACCGGGAAACGGACTTGGGCTCGGATATGGCCTTAGATTCAAGTCACAGTTGGGACACTTCCAGGTGGACTATGCAGTCAATGCATTTCAACAACCAACAGTGTACTTCGGCTTCAGTAACCTCCCCTCTTGA
- the LOC132065536 gene encoding outer envelope protein 39, chloroplastic isoform X2 translates to MGAQKSIHAGKAKIDVNVDFTHKLCAALMLQPLRNSGSPLELVVGSLCIKHPNLFGKSEKLDVLWDKGLYDSNILITYRKPRPEWLAQQSFVVQHSVSPEIGVHGVPDDNFSRSGSGGVNLCRFSAGLDLSEPASSNWSSKTSIKFEHIRPVSDEGRSINSDIHGFPVTCSGGYNDSMVVVKQESRYAKANDRSFSQFSLQIEQGVPIVSKWLIFNRFKFAASKGLKLGPAFLLTSLTGGSIVGDIAPYQAFAIGGPGSVRGYGEGAVGCGRSCLVANNELTFPLSKMLDGAVFLDCGSDLGSGRHVPGNPALRHGKPGNGLGLGYGLRFKSQLGHFQVDYAVNAFQQPTVYFGFSNLPS, encoded by the exons ATGGGTGCTCAGAAAAGCATTCATGCTGGCAAAg CAAAAATAGATGTCAATGTGGATTTCACCCATAAACTATGCGCTGCGTTGATGCTCCAGCCTTTAAG GAATTCTGGCAGCccccttgaattggtagttgGCAG TCTTTGCATAAAGCACCCAAATTTATTTGGCAAGAGCGAGAAGCTAGATGTTTTGTGGGATAAAGGACTCTATGATTCCAATATCTTGATTACTTACCGGAAGCCAAGACCAGAATGGCTTGCTCAACAGTCTTTTGTCGTTCAG CATTCTGTTTCTCCCGAGATTGGGGTCCATGGAGTACCAGATGACAACTTCTCTCGCTCAGGAAGTGGCGGAGTTAACTTATGTCGCTTCTCTGCTGGGTTAGATTTGAGCGAGCCAGCAAGTTCCAACTGGAGCAGCAAGACAAGTATAAAATTTGAA CATATTCGTCCTGTAAGTGATGAGGGTCGCTCAATAAACAGCGATATTCATGGGTTCCCGGTGACTTGCAG TGGTGGCTATAATGATAGCATGGTAGTAGTTAAACAGGAGTCTCGATATGCAAAAGCAAACGATCGTAGTTTTTCTCAA TTTAGCCTGCAAATTGAACAAGGGGTTCCTATTGTTTCCAAGTGGCTGATCTTCAACCGATTCAAGTTTGCTGCATCAAAGGGACTAAAACTCGGGCCAGCTTTTCTCTTGACAAG CCTCACGGGTGGTTCTATCGTGGGGGATATAGCTCCCTATCAAGCTTTTGCAATTGGCGGGCCTGGCAGTGTCCGAGGGTATGGTGAAGGAGCTGTCGGTTGTGGTAGATCTTGTCTGGTTGCTAACAATGAACTGACATTTCCTTTG AGCAAGATGCTTGATGGTGCCGTCTTCTTGGATTGTGGATCAGATTTGGGCTCAGGTCGTCATGTGCCTG GAAATCCTGCTCTTAGGCATGGCAAACCGGGAAACGGACTTGGGCTCGGATATGGCCTTAGATTCAAGTCACAGTTGGGACACTTCCAGGTGGACTATGCAGTCAATGCATTTCAACAACCAACAGTGTACTTCGGCTTCAGTAACCTCCCCTCTTGA